A window from Frischella perrara encodes these proteins:
- a CDS encoding DNA topoisomerase III, whose translation MQHKQPYRLFIAEKPSLARAIADVLPKPHQKGQGFIRAGNGDIVSWCIGHLLEQAAPDKYDPRYKKWQISDLPILPEHWLLIPKNSTEKQFTILKQLIKDASVIVHAGDPDREGQLLVDEVINYCKINIEKRRAIKRCLISDLNAEAVEKSLNNLRDNQDFISLSTSALARARADWLYGINMSRLCTIKGQRQGYQGVLSIGRVQTPVLGLVVRRDLEIENFVSKPFYEVFAVIETEHKETFKAKWQPSEACAPYQDEEGRILVKALAENVCQRIKQQPAYIKNVSNKKKEIAPPLPYNLSTLQIEMAKKKGLSAQDVLDVCQSLYEKHKLITYPRSDCRYLPKDHLKQIKGVIVAMSHNCPSLIPAIEQADLNLRSKTWDDKKVEVHHAIIPTLRKADLSRLTADEQAVYIAVAIQYLAQFYPNYRYAELQIDAEIARGKFIAKANQMIAEGWKKLFRSTNSEPNQQSEPLLTHLVKKGDQGLCIDAELINKETTPPQPFSDATLLSAMTGIARFVNDPAIKKILRVTDGLGTEATRAGIIELLFKREFLTRQGKRIRSTPIGRRLINMLPSDMTVPDMTAHWESQLNAISHKTYSYHQFMAQLTQSIHHLIAQIDKTHFTQQLP comes from the coding sequence ATGCAACACAAGCAACCATACCGGTTATTTATTGCCGAAAAACCAAGCCTAGCCCGAGCAATTGCGGATGTATTACCTAAACCACACCAAAAAGGTCAAGGTTTTATTCGTGCCGGTAATGGTGATATTGTAAGTTGGTGTATTGGTCATCTATTAGAGCAAGCTGCGCCAGATAAATACGATCCTCGGTATAAAAAATGGCAAATTAGTGATTTACCAATTTTACCCGAGCATTGGTTACTCATTCCCAAAAACAGTACTGAAAAACAATTTACTATTCTTAAGCAATTAATAAAGGATGCTTCAGTAATTGTTCATGCCGGGGATCCTGATAGAGAAGGTCAATTGTTGGTTGATGAAGTAATTAATTATTGCAAAATCAATATAGAAAAGCGTCGAGCGATAAAGCGCTGTTTAATTAGTGATTTAAACGCGGAGGCAGTTGAAAAATCACTGAATAATTTACGTGATAACCAAGATTTTATATCACTATCCACTTCCGCTTTAGCTAGAGCACGGGCTGATTGGTTATATGGTATTAATATGAGTCGTTTATGTACTATCAAAGGACAACGTCAAGGTTATCAAGGTGTACTTTCAATCGGTCGCGTACAAACGCCAGTGTTAGGATTAGTAGTGCGTCGTGATCTAGAAATTGAGAATTTCGTGAGTAAACCTTTTTATGAAGTATTTGCTGTTATTGAAACGGAGCATAAAGAGACATTTAAAGCTAAATGGCAACCAAGTGAGGCTTGTGCACCTTATCAGGATGAAGAAGGGCGCATACTGGTTAAAGCATTAGCAGAAAATGTTTGTCAACGTATCAAACAGCAACCCGCTTATATAAAAAATGTGAGTAATAAGAAAAAAGAAATTGCACCGCCATTACCTTATAATTTATCGACATTACAAATCGAAATGGCAAAAAAGAAGGGATTAAGTGCACAAGATGTATTAGACGTTTGTCAGTCGTTGTACGAAAAACATAAACTCATTACCTATCCTCGTTCAGATTGTCGCTATTTACCTAAAGACCACCTTAAACAAATAAAAGGGGTTATCGTTGCGATGAGTCATAATTGCCCTAGTTTGATACCTGCCATTGAACAGGCTGATCTCAATTTGCGAAGCAAAACTTGGGATGATAAAAAAGTCGAAGTACACCATGCTATTATTCCCACTCTGAGAAAGGCTGATCTTAGTCGTTTAACAGCTGATGAACAAGCTGTTTATATTGCGGTTGCAATACAATATTTAGCACAATTTTATCCGAATTATCGATATGCAGAATTACAGATTGATGCTGAAATCGCTAGAGGTAAATTCATTGCGAAGGCTAATCAAATGATAGCAGAAGGTTGGAAGAAATTGTTTAGATCAACTAATAGTGAACCAAATCAACAATCCGAACCTTTATTAACTCATTTGGTAAAAAAAGGCGATCAAGGATTATGTATTGATGCGGAATTAATAAATAAAGAGACTACACCACCTCAACCTTTTAGTGATGCTACTTTGCTTTCAGCAATGACCGGCATTGCGCGTTTTGTCAATGATCCTGCGATCAAGAAAATCTTACGCGTTACTGACGGTTTAGGTACCGAAGCTACACGCGCAGGAATCATAGAACTATTATTCAAACGGGAATTTTTAACACGACAAGGAAAAAGAATTCGTTCAACACCTATTGGGCGCCGTTTAATTAATATGCTTCCTTCGGATATGACAGTTCCTGATATGACCGCTCATTGGGAATCTCAATTAAATGCCATCAGTCATAAGACATATAGTTATCATCAATTTATGGCGCAATTAACTCAATCTATTCATCATTTAATTGCGCAAATTGATAAAACGCATTTTACACAACAATTGCCTTAA
- the zntB gene encoding zinc transporter ZntB gives MADKDSQNCEANRFIDKKVKILPIKNSELLSANPIFSCQLDGKGNGMPIESHGKATIAKPCWIHLDFSNQQTINWIQSTDLLPNLVKEELIKPNQISKETRFDSGILVVMRGVNYTPNTLPDPIVTFRFYITDNLVISTRHQQIDAISQLKENLEKGIGPVDVADWLIQVSELISDQVNLSFDGVHNKIIKLEDSVLNQHILSYKEIGRVRKQLIVLRRLLSPQRDIFVKISTERISWIDDNDRQRLHDISNQQNHYVSDIDSCLLRLASIMEQITSFLAESTNKRIYLMSVFTIIFTPITFLTSLLGVNLGGIPFNDRIWSFSLLVVLIFAISIVSVIWLRLKKWW, from the coding sequence ATGGCGGATAAAGATTCCCAAAATTGTGAAGCTAATCGTTTTATTGATAAAAAGGTCAAGATCTTACCCATCAAAAATTCCGAACTTCTGTCAGCGAATCCAATTTTTAGTTGCCAACTAGATGGTAAAGGTAATGGAATGCCGATAGAGAGCCATGGTAAAGCAACTATTGCAAAACCGTGTTGGATTCATTTAGATTTTTCAAATCAACAGACTATAAATTGGATACAATCAACCGATTTACTTCCAAACTTAGTTAAGGAAGAATTGATCAAACCAAATCAAATTTCCAAAGAGACTCGATTTGATTCAGGTATTTTAGTCGTTATGCGTGGTGTAAATTATACGCCTAATACATTACCTGATCCAATTGTCACATTTCGTTTTTATATTACTGATAATCTTGTTATTTCAACCCGACATCAACAAATTGATGCTATATCTCAACTAAAAGAGAATTTAGAAAAAGGAATTGGTCCTGTGGATGTTGCAGACTGGTTGATTCAGGTATCTGAACTGATTAGTGATCAAGTCAATTTGTCTTTTGATGGTGTGCACAATAAAATTATCAAACTTGAAGATTCAGTATTAAATCAACATATCCTTTCTTATAAGGAAATTGGACGAGTGCGGAAACAATTAATTGTTTTACGACGCTTATTATCGCCTCAACGTGATATTTTTGTTAAGATCTCAACCGAACGTATATCATGGATTGATGATAATGATCGGCAACGTTTACATGATATATCCAATCAGCAAAATCATTATGTCTCTGATATTGATAGTTGCTTATTACGATTAGCGTCAATTATGGAACAAATTACTAGTTTTTTGGCCGAATCAACAAACAAACGCATTTATTTAATGTCCGTATTTACGATCATATTTACTCCTATTACTTTTTTAACTAGTCTGCTGGGCGTTAATTTAGGAGGGATACCGTTCAATGATCGAATATGGTCTTTTAGTTTATTAGTCGTTTTAATTTTTGCCATTAGCATTGTTTCTGTAATTTGGCTAAGACTAAAAAAATGGTGGTAA
- a CDS encoding ACP phosphodiesterase: MNLLAHMHLATLANSSIIGNVAADFVKGDPYRQYPTKIADGIMLHRRIDKRTDQLDAVKQAKSLFQPQYQRVAPITLDIVWDHFLSRYWHRYGLKLDLVTFNNNMQHQINPYIDLFGTEFKQFIQHMWQDNWLIRYANLQFIGKVLNGMANRRPKLISLRNTFMDIEQHYDQLAQIFDSFYPLLVHDATFNKL; the protein is encoded by the coding sequence ATGAATTTACTTGCTCATATGCATTTGGCTACTTTGGCTAACAGCTCAATAATTGGCAATGTTGCTGCTGATTTTGTTAAAGGCGATCCTTACCGGCAGTATCCAACAAAAATAGCCGATGGCATTATGTTACATCGGCGAATCGATAAACGAACAGATCAACTTGATGCTGTAAAACAAGCAAAATCATTATTTCAACCACAGTATCAAAGAGTCGCCCCCATAACGTTGGACATTGTATGGGACCATTTTTTATCGAGATATTGGCATCGTTATGGTTTGAAACTTGATTTAGTGACATTCAATAACAATATGCAACATCAAATTAATCCTTATATTGATCTATTTGGTACTGAATTTAAACAATTCATACAACATATGTGGCAAGATAATTGGTTGATCAGGTATGCCAATTTACAGTTTATTGGCAAAGTACTTAATGGTATGGCTAATCGCCGTCCTAAATTGATCTCATTACGTAATACGTTTATGGATATTGAGCAGCATTACGATCAATTGGCACAAATCTTTGACAGCTTTTACCCACTATTAGTGCATGATGCTACATTTAACAAACTATAG
- a CDS encoding siderophore-interacting protein, which translates to MNKKQSAKKRIIINGLLTVSEIKLCSDNLIEISFISSKPLPIEDQWIGPHITLLFPDQNGDLAFPTINQDNQIIWQDGAQERVRIYSVRQYDVKKQILSVIFVIHDQGKTTNWARNAKINDVIGIIGLGAKSTYDIDKQWILAGDLSALPAICYTLEHAPAQQQILAFIEIKNKSDIQTLNLPANANVNWLIQTHDENSLHEHMVKYLNNLSDTSKIMIWGGLESSAAQQLRHTIMDLFPTLTRENLSLISYWRKGFAEGEFKHHD; encoded by the coding sequence ATGAATAAAAAACAATCAGCAAAAAAACGGATTATTATCAATGGTCTATTAACCGTTAGTGAAATTAAATTATGTTCTGACAATCTGATTGAGATCAGCTTTATATCATCCAAACCTTTACCCATAGAGGATCAGTGGATTGGTCCTCATATAACTTTATTATTCCCTGACCAAAATGGCGATCTGGCTTTTCCAACTATTAATCAAGACAATCAAATTATTTGGCAGGATGGTGCTCAGGAAAGGGTAAGAATCTATAGTGTCCGTCAATATGATGTTAAAAAACAAATATTATCAGTGATTTTTGTTATTCACGATCAAGGTAAGACCACTAATTGGGCACGAAATGCAAAAATTAATGATGTGATCGGAATAATTGGTTTAGGAGCAAAATCAACCTATGATATTGACAAACAATGGATTTTAGCAGGAGATCTTTCAGCATTGCCCGCTATATGTTATACCTTGGAGCACGCTCCAGCACAACAACAAATATTGGCTTTTATCGAAATAAAAAATAAGTCCGATATTCAAACATTAAATCTACCCGCTAATGCCAATGTTAATTGGTTAATTCAAACTCATGACGAAAATTCGTTACATGAACATATGGTTAAATATTTAAACAATTTAAGTGACACTTCAAAAATAATGATTTGGGGTGGACTGGAATCCTCGGCGGCTCAGCAATTACGTCATACCATAATGGATTTATTTCCAACACTTACACGTGAGAATCTAAGCCTAATTAGTTATTGGCGTAAAGGTTTTGCTGAAGGGGAATTTAAACATCATGATTAA
- a CDS encoding extracellular solute-binding protein translates to MVSKYLQIPTRLKNFIIFIGLWIFFATFAKAQDLHIYNWSDFIAKDTIANFEQLTHINVTYDVYDSNEVLDGRLMAGKTGYDIVVPSDNFLARQLRVDIYQPLDKTKLPNYYHLDEKFLEMMAIHDPENRYAIPYIWQSTGIGYNVKKVREILGENAPVDSWDLIFKPENLAKLKQCGVAFLDTASEMFPTVLNYLGKDPNSRKQADYDQATQFLKTLRDYVTYFHNSKYINDLSAGDICVAIGWSGDIQQAASAAKLAKNGVEIDYFVPKEGAIISFDALAIPKDAHNIKEAYTFLNYLLEPQVMANITNGIYFPSANKDALQYVKPDVRNNPIVYPDKDVINRLFIVKEQSPNIDRMMTRMWTRVLTGR, encoded by the coding sequence ATGGTAAGCAAATATCTTCAGATTCCAACTCGACTTAAAAATTTCATAATATTCATTGGTCTATGGATATTTTTTGCTACTTTTGCTAAGGCACAAGATTTGCACATATATAATTGGTCGGATTTTATTGCCAAAGATACGATTGCTAATTTTGAACAATTAACACATATTAATGTGACATATGATGTTTATGATTCTAATGAAGTATTAGATGGTCGATTAATGGCTGGTAAAACGGGTTATGATATTGTTGTACCTTCTGATAATTTCCTTGCTCGGCAGTTGCGCGTTGATATATATCAACCCTTAGATAAAACTAAATTACCAAATTATTATCATTTAGATGAGAAATTTCTTGAAATGATGGCGATCCACGATCCTGAAAATCGTTATGCTATCCCTTATATTTGGCAATCAACGGGTATTGGCTATAATGTAAAAAAAGTGCGTGAAATTTTAGGCGAAAATGCACCTGTTGATAGTTGGGATTTGATTTTTAAACCGGAAAATTTAGCCAAATTAAAACAGTGTGGTGTGGCATTTTTGGATACGGCAAGTGAAATGTTTCCTACCGTATTAAATTATCTTGGTAAAGATCCTAATAGCCGAAAACAAGCTGACTATGACCAAGCTACACAATTTTTAAAGACACTACGTGATTATGTGACGTATTTCCATAACTCCAAATATATTAATGATTTATCAGCCGGTGATATTTGTGTAGCAATAGGTTGGTCGGGTGATATCCAGCAAGCCGCTAGTGCTGCCAAATTAGCAAAAAATGGCGTCGAAATTGATTATTTTGTTCCTAAAGAAGGTGCAATTATTTCATTTGATGCTTTAGCTATTCCAAAAGATGCACATAATATAAAAGAAGCGTATACTTTTTTAAACTATTTATTAGAACCTCAAGTTATGGCAAATATAACTAATGGTATTTATTTTCCTAGTGCCAATAAAGATGCATTACAGTATGTTAAACCAGATGTTAGGAATAATCCGATTGTTTATCCTGATAAAGATGTGATAAATCGTTTATTTATAGTTAAAGAACAATCTCCTAATATCGATCGCATGATGACAAGAATGTGGACTCGAGTATTAACAGGTCGCTGA
- the licT gene encoding BglG family transcription antiterminator LicT, with protein sequence MRIHKILNNNVLVTLDSVGNEKIITGRGIGFKKKIGDVVDKSLIEKQFSLTSQELLPKFSELLSEIPLEVITVSEIIINYATTSLGQKLQDSIYISLTDHIHYAIERQKQGFFIPNSFLWETKKLYAKEFKIAEYALEIINERLGIKLPEDEAGFITFHIINAQLNDSMSNIITMTKIMREILHIVKYYFKFEYDEESLTYQRFIVHLKFFAHRMLNNNVTKCRDIALLEIIKHQYQQAFLCTQRVAKHLEQHYDHTLTEDETLYLTIHIERLRNELQQIAETG encoded by the coding sequence ATGAGAATTCATAAAATACTAAATAATAATGTCCTTGTTACGCTTGATAGCGTAGGTAACGAGAAAATCATTACGGGACGAGGAATAGGATTTAAAAAAAAAATTGGCGATGTTGTTGATAAATCCTTGATTGAAAAACAATTTTCATTAACTAGCCAAGAGTTATTGCCCAAATTCAGCGAGCTATTGTCGGAAATCCCACTAGAAGTTATTACCGTAAGTGAAATTATCATTAATTATGCCACCACATCTTTAGGACAAAAGTTACAAGATAGCATCTATATTTCACTTACCGATCATATTCATTATGCCATCGAAAGGCAAAAACAAGGATTTTTCATACCAAATAGTTTTTTATGGGAAACCAAGAAACTTTATGCTAAAGAGTTTAAAATTGCCGAATATGCTCTTGAGATTATTAATGAAAGATTAGGTATTAAATTACCAGAAGATGAAGCAGGTTTTATTACTTTTCACATCATTAATGCCCAACTCAATGATTCCATGTCAAACATTATTACCATGACCAAAATCATGCGAGAAATTTTGCATATAGTTAAATACTATTTCAAATTTGAATATGATGAGGAAAGCCTAACGTATCAGCGTTTCATTGTTCATTTAAAATTTTTCGCTCATCGAATGCTGAATAATAATGTTACAAAATGTCGTGATATCGCTCTACTTGAAATCATTAAACATCAATATCAACAAGCATTTCTATGTACTCAACGCGTTGCAAAACACTTGGAACAACATTATGATCACACCTTAACAGAAGATGAAACGCTTTATCTAACAATTCATATTGAACGGCTTCGTAATGAGTTACAGCAAATTGCTGAAACAGGTTAA
- a CDS encoding beta-glucoside-specific PTS transporter subunit IIABC has product MKNKELAESIIQYVGGKDNVISLVHCATRLRFVLKDDNKADDATIKKLTGVITVVKSGGQFQVVIGNHVADVFAEIMKLANFNNAGDTPSKKTGIFSKLIDLVSSIFVPALAILVAGGIIKGLMALLQTFDYLQLNSPTYNILNAIADAPFYYLPVILGYSAVKKFGGNPFVGLAMGAALVHPSITEMLNTKDLVVDFFNIPIKLISYSSSVFPIILASWLYSILERTFNKIMHDSFKKFISPLLGMLITVPLTFAVFGPIVSILSDGVAGGILYIYELNSVIAAMILSAFWQILVMFGIHWGFVPFMMTNFKAFNQDFMGPILFPAVFAQTGAVLAIMLRAKNQQLKALASSSVLSGIFGVTEPAIYGINLPLKRPFIIGCLVASIGGGIIGYYKSVIYSFCFVSVFSFLQLIPSTGIIDERFYAVVVGSISSFALACVITYFFGIPKDKLSMVMGDDSTSDSDVTETPVKVNKAKQSTIDSPMTGKIIPLSEVNDQTFASELMGKGAAIIPTVGQAVAPADGEVVSLFRTKHAIGLLTNTGAEILIHIGIDTVKLDGQYFTAHVQTGSKVKKGDVLVSFDIDAITQAGYEITTPIIITNSDDYDDIQCIFNGDNIQNGEALLALNKNKE; this is encoded by the coding sequence ATGAAAAACAAAGAATTAGCTGAATCAATTATTCAGTATGTTGGCGGTAAGGATAATGTAATTAGTTTAGTGCATTGTGCAACCCGATTACGTTTTGTATTAAAGGATGATAATAAAGCCGATGATGCAACAATAAAAAAACTAACCGGTGTCATAACAGTAGTTAAAAGCGGTGGACAATTCCAAGTTGTCATTGGCAATCATGTTGCTGATGTATTTGCTGAAATTATGAAACTTGCTAATTTCAATAATGCAGGTGATACTCCTAGCAAAAAAACAGGTATTTTCTCTAAACTGATTGATTTAGTTTCAAGTATCTTTGTTCCAGCATTAGCTATCTTAGTTGCTGGTGGGATAATAAAGGGATTGATGGCATTATTACAAACATTTGATTATTTACAACTAAACTCTCCAACTTATAATATCTTAAATGCAATTGCAGATGCCCCGTTCTATTATTTACCTGTTATATTAGGATATTCTGCTGTTAAAAAGTTTGGAGGTAATCCCTTTGTTGGATTAGCAATGGGTGCGGCATTAGTACATCCTAGTATTACCGAAATGCTAAATACAAAAGATTTGGTAGTTGATTTTTTCAATATCCCAATTAAACTCATTTCATACTCCTCATCTGTATTCCCAATTATTCTTGCCAGCTGGTTATACTCTATATTAGAACGTACCTTTAACAAAATAATGCATGATTCATTCAAGAAATTCATTTCACCATTATTAGGTATGTTAATTACGGTTCCTCTAACATTTGCCGTTTTTGGACCGATTGTTAGCATATTGAGTGATGGGGTAGCTGGAGGAATTTTGTATATTTATGAACTTAATTCCGTTATTGCTGCCATGATTTTATCTGCATTTTGGCAAATTCTGGTAATGTTTGGTATTCACTGGGGTTTTGTACCTTTTATGATGACTAACTTTAAAGCCTTTAATCAAGATTTCATGGGTCCTATTTTGTTCCCAGCAGTTTTTGCCCAAACCGGCGCAGTGTTAGCAATCATGTTGCGAGCTAAAAATCAACAATTAAAAGCGTTGGCTAGCTCATCCGTTTTATCTGGTATTTTTGGGGTCACTGAACCAGCCATTTATGGTATCAATCTGCCATTAAAGAGACCATTTATTATTGGTTGCTTAGTAGCATCAATTGGTGGTGGTATTATTGGTTATTATAAAAGTGTAATCTATTCTTTTTGCTTTGTTAGCGTTTTCTCGTTTTTACAACTAATTCCATCAACGGGTATTATTGATGAGCGTTTCTATGCCGTTGTTGTTGGTTCAATCTCATCATTTGCATTAGCTTGTGTGATTACTTATTTCTTCGGTATACCAAAAGATAAACTATCAATGGTTATGGGAGACGATTCTACATCAGATTCAGACGTTACTGAAACACCCGTTAAAGTTAATAAAGCTAAGCAATCAACAATCGATAGTCCTATGACAGGCAAAATTATCCCATTAAGTGAAGTTAATGATCAAACTTTTGCAAGTGAATTAATGGGGAAAGGCGCTGCTATCATCCCAACTGTTGGTCAAGCTGTAGCACCTGCTGATGGTGAAGTGGTATCACTATTTCGAACCAAACATGCTATTGGATTACTCACAAATACAGGTGCTGAAATATTAATTCATATCGGAATTGATACCGTAAAATTAGATGGGCAATATTTTACCGCACATGTACAAACAGGTAGCAAAGTTAAAAAAGGTGATGTTCTAGTTAGTTTTGATATTGATGCCATAACTCAAGCGGGCTATGAAATTACGACACCGATAATCATCACTAATAGCGATGATTACGACGATATACAATGTATTTTTAATGGTGACAATATTCAAAATGGTGAAGCGTTATTAGCGCTCAACAAAAATAAGGAGTGA
- a CDS encoding glycoside hydrolase family 1 protein, whose translation MTIKFPNDFLWGGAIAANQVEGAYREDGKGLSSSDCTPNGLFGDIVDRNQNNITGIKDRAIDFYHRYPEDIALFAEMGFTCLRLSIAWTRIFPNGDETQPNEKGLAFYDRLFDEMEKYNITPLVTLSHYEMPYYLITQYGGWGNRKVIEFFTRYAKTVFERYKNKVKYWLTFNEINMSLHEPFTGVGLARNSTKEQIYQAIHHQLVASSQAVKLCHEIIPDAKIGNMLLGAVAYPLTPKPEDVWATHNENHGWLFFGDVQTRGYYPTYMRRYFKENNININITDQDKEDLKSTVDFVSFSYYMSCCGTSDDSLRQKGNILDMVPNPYLKASEWGWQIDPTGIRYLLNLLYERFQKPLFIVENGLGAKDEVQPDGSINDDYRIDYMNDHLVQVHEAIEDGVEVLGYTSWGPIDLISASKAEVTKRYGFIYVDLNQDGSGSLQRRPKKSFYWYQSVIKSNGQTLKIKSSNE comes from the coding sequence ATGACAATAAAATTTCCTAATGATTTTCTTTGGGGCGGTGCGATTGCCGCCAACCAAGTTGAAGGTGCTTATCGTGAGGATGGTAAGGGGCTATCATCATCAGATTGTACCCCAAATGGTTTGTTTGGCGATATAGTTGATCGTAATCAAAATAATATTACTGGTATTAAAGATCGCGCTATTGATTTTTACCACCGTTATCCAGAAGATATCGCACTTTTTGCCGAAATGGGATTTACTTGTTTACGTCTTTCTATTGCTTGGACACGGATTTTTCCTAATGGCGATGAAACGCAACCAAATGAAAAAGGGTTAGCGTTTTATGACCGATTATTTGATGAAATGGAAAAATATAATATTACCCCATTAGTGACGTTATCTCACTATGAAATGCCTTATTATTTGATAACGCAATACGGTGGTTGGGGAAATCGTAAAGTCATTGAATTTTTCACACGTTATGCCAAAACCGTTTTTGAGCGTTATAAAAACAAAGTTAAATATTGGCTAACCTTCAACGAAATCAATATGTCATTGCATGAGCCTTTTACTGGTGTTGGCTTAGCACGAAATAGTACTAAAGAACAGATCTATCAAGCAATTCATCATCAACTCGTTGCTAGTAGTCAAGCGGTTAAATTATGTCATGAAATTATCCCTGATGCTAAAATCGGTAATATGTTATTAGGTGCTGTAGCCTATCCATTAACACCAAAACCGGAAGATGTTTGGGCAACACATAATGAAAATCATGGTTGGTTATTCTTTGGCGATGTTCAAACGCGTGGTTACTATCCAACTTATATGCGACGTTATTTTAAAGAGAATAACATTAATATTAACATCACGGATCAAGACAAAGAAGATCTTAAGTCTACCGTCGACTTCGTTTCTTTCAGCTATTATATGAGTTGCTGTGGGACTTCAGACGATTCATTACGTCAAAAAGGTAATATCCTTGATATGGTACCTAATCCATATTTAAAAGCCTCCGAATGGGGTTGGCAAATAGATCCGACAGGTATCCGTTATTTATTAAACTTGCTATATGAACGTTTCCAAAAACCACTTTTCATTGTTGAAAATGGCTTAGGTGCGAAAGATGAGGTTCAACCTGATGGGTCAATAAATGATGATTATCGTATTGATTATATGAATGATCACCTAGTTCAAGTCCATGAAGCAATTGAAGATGGTGTTGAAGTTCTAGGTTACACCAGTTGGGGACCAATTGATTTGATTAGTGCTTCAAAAGCAGAAGTTACTAAGCGTTACGGTTTTATTTACGTTGATCTTAATCAAGATGGCAGCGGAAGTTTACAACGTCGACCTAAAAAGAGTTTTTATTGGTATCAATCAGTAATTAAATCTAACGGTCAAACGCTTAAAATTAAATCATCTAACGAGTAA
- a CDS encoding histidine phosphatase family protein codes for MTMKLKSILTIAFFFILSAITGCSSTQSVSSDDTVTIYFARHGKTLFNTFDLVQGWADSPLTEQGIEVAQFLGEGLKDTKFDAFYTSDAGRQRETMRVILQQMKVENYSIQELSGLREVFYGGFEGQPNKTMVNASMKLLGYQSTSAFYDAYKAGKIPVKRLTNSIAQMDNKKLAETYAQVKSRTQDALNTIVKNALARGQNNVLAISSGMSMQIMIDDLTDDSTKNKPLSNATIVKITYHNGQYHVDEIGNMQYVNQGRIALKK; via the coding sequence ATGACGATGAAATTGAAATCTATATTAACCATTGCGTTTTTTTTCATTTTATCGGCAATTACCGGCTGTAGTAGTACGCAGTCGGTATCATCTGACGATACGGTGACAATCTATTTTGCACGTCATGGCAAAACACTTTTTAATACATTTGATTTAGTTCAAGGTTGGGCTGATTCACCTTTAACTGAACAAGGCATTGAGGTGGCACAATTTTTGGGTGAAGGGTTGAAAGACACCAAATTCGATGCATTTTATACCAGCGATGCAGGTAGGCAGCGTGAAACTATGCGTGTCATTTTACAACAAATGAAAGTTGAAAATTACTCCATCCAAGAACTTAGTGGTTTACGTGAGGTATTTTATGGTGGTTTTGAAGGTCAACCTAACAAAACCATGGTAAATGCTAGTATGAAATTACTAGGTTATCAATCAACATCTGCTTTCTATGATGCCTATAAGGCCGGCAAAATTCCAGTAAAACGTCTAACTAATAGCATCGCACAGATGGATAACAAAAAACTAGCAGAAACTTATGCGCAAGTAAAATCAAGAACACAAGATGCTCTAAATACTATCGTTAAGAATGCCCTAGCTAGAGGTCAAAATAATGTGTTGGCGATTTCATCAGGTATGTCAATGCAAATTATGATCGATGATTTAACCGATGATAGTACTAAGAACAAACCATTAAGTAATGCCACAATCGTAAAAATTACTTATCACAATGGTCAATATCACGTTGATGAAATTGGTAATATGCAATACGTCAATCAAGGACGAATAGCTTTAAAAAAATAG